The [Limnothrix rosea] IAM M-220 region TAAATAACATTGGCGTTTTCTAGAAAGGTACGTATCCCCCTAACACAACCCCTCCCAACTTCATTATTGGGGTGAGGTTTATGGAAGGTTGCTTTAACCCCGTTAAGCAGGACTCGAACCCTTGAACCATTGCCCTGAGATACCGTCGCTCCCAATGCCTTAAACAGAGATTCAATGTCATCCCATTTAAGATTGGCGGGAGGAGGTGTGAGCTGAATGGCATCCAAAATCCGCTGCTGTTTTTTATTCATCTGTGATGGTGCTGATTTTCCCACTGTCTATGATATCGTTTTTTGATGTCACTTTTGGCGTTTGTTATTGATCATGTTTAGCAGAATCAAATATAAGAATTTAAACCCTCGCCAACAAGAAAGTTATAATTTTCAGAAAATTGCGGCACAACTTGCTGACTATGGTTTTAACTGTTTATGGCTTACAGATGACTGGCAAGGGGCTGATTTTATTGCCTGTCATATTGATGGCAATACTTTTCTGAAAGTTCAATTGAAAGGTCGCCTAACGTTTTCAAAAAAATATCGCAGCAAAGATATTTACATTGCTTTTAACCAAAATGCCCAATGGTTTGTTTACCCCCATGACCAGCTTTGTGACGACTTGATTAGTCTTGGATTAATGACTGGCTCTAAGTCGTGGGATGATCGTGGTGAATATAGTTGGCCAAAAATTCCTAAACATCTTGCGGGTCGGATGGAACAATATGCAATATGAGCTTGGAGAAAATGAATTTGGTAAGTACAGACAGCCAGAAAACGATGGCAATGCTTGGAGCTGGTGCGTGGGGCAGTGCTCTCGCCACTCTTGCTGCGGTGAATCATCATGAACTGCGGATCTGGTCGCGGCGGGGTGAGCTGAGTCTTGCTGAGGCGATCGCCGATGCGGATATTGTGCTGTTTGCCATTTCGATGAAAGGCGTGCGGAATGTCGCGGCACAGGTAAAAGAGATGGGGATTTCTGACAAAACAATTCTTGTAACAGCAACAAAAGGCCTTGACCCGAAAACGACCCTCACCCCATCTAGAATTTTGCAGGAAACATTTCCTAATAATCCCGTTGTGGTTTTATCGGGGCCGAATTTGTCGAAGGAAATTGAAGCGGGTTTACCGGCGGCGACGGTTGCGGCAAGCCATAATTTAGAGGCGGCGGAAACGATTCAAGCGGTGTTTTCTTCGGATTGTTTTCGGGTGTATACGAATAATGACCCCCTCGGTACGGAGCTGGGTGGCACGCTCAAAAATGTGATGGCGATCGCCGTCGGTGTTTGTGCCGGGTTAAAACTGGGAACCAATGCCCAATCAGCTTTAATCACGAGAGCTTTACCGGAAATTATGCGCATCGGCACTCACTTTGGAGCACAGCCAGAAACCTTTTTAGGATTAGCGGGATTGGGGGATATGTTAGCAACTTGTACTAGCCCGCTGAGTCGAAATTACCGCGTCGGTGCCGGATTAGCAGCAGGAAAAAATTTGGAGCAAATCCTTGCAGAATTAGGTAGTACAGCCGAAGGGGTGAACACCACCAAAGTTTTAGTAAATTTGGCGAACCGAGAAGGCATTCCCATCCCCATTTCCCGTCAGGTTTATCGTCTGCTTAAGGGGAAAATTTCGCCCCTCGAAGCCGTTAGCAATTTAATGGATCGTGAGCTGAAGCCGGAATCCTGCGACATTTTAGACGAGAGCGTTGGCTAGTATGAAGCGCCCCGGAAACTCTTCTAAGCCACCTGTTAATGTGGCGATCGCCCTTGGTAGTAATCTCGGCGATTCTCTGCAAACTCTCGAAGCTGCAATTACTGAAATTGAGCAAACACCAGAAATCACATTAATCGCAAAATCTGCGTGGTATCGCACCAAACCCATCGGCCCGCCCCAACCCGATTACATCAACGGCTGTATCACCTGTGAAACCGAATTAGAACCGGAAGCTTTACTAGCAAAATTGCACCAGATCGAATATCAATTTGGGCGGGAGCGTAAAGAGCATTGGGGCGCAAGAACCCTCGATTTAGACTTGATTTTGTATGGCGATCGCCGCATCAACACACCAACTTTGACAGTTCCTCATGCGAGAATGCAAGAACGAGCATTTGTCCTAGTGCCCCTCGCTGAAATTGCCGCCGATTGGGTTGATCCTCGCAATAATTTGACGGTAAAAGAGTTGGGCGATCGCCTACCCCAGAGCGATCTAAAGGACATCAAACCCCTTAAGATTTAAGCCTTTTTTTCTTTTGCTTTGCCTGTTTTTTCAGTTGAGCCAGTTTGTACTGCACCGCTTCAATGACCGTTTCGATCACAAAGACCCGCGCATAAAGTTTGTCATTAGCAGGGACAACCGTCCAAGGGGCAGCAGGGGTACTCGTACGGGCGATCGCCTGATTAATCGCCACATCATACAATCCCCATTTTTCGCGATTACGCCAATCCTCTTCCGTCAACTTATATTTTTTATAGGGGTCATTTTTGCGCTGTTCAAACCTTGCCAGTTGTTCCTGCTGATCAACATGGAGCCAAAATTTGACAATGACATAATCCGCATGGATTAGTTGCGCTTCAAACTCATTAATTTCCCGATAGGCCCGTCGCCATTCCCGCTCAGTCGCAAGATTTTCCACCCGCTCCACCAGCACTCGACCATACCAACTGCGGTCAAAAATCCCGATCGTCCCCTTACCCGGTAGCCGTCGCGAAAAGCGCCAGAGATAATGATATTGATTTTCCTCAGCAGTTGGCGCAGCAAAAGCATCGACTTTATAGCTACGCGGATCAAGCACCTCCGTTAACCGTTTAATCGCCCCACCTTTGCCCGCTGCATCCCAACCTTCAAACATCAGCAAAACGGGTAATTGTTGCCGATAAATTTGCTGCTGTAACTGGCGTAATTTTAACTGAGCAGCTCGTAGGCGTTCTTTGTACTCATCTGGTTCTAACTTCAAGCTCAGATCAACCTTGGCAAGGAAATCTGGTTCTGTCGCAAGAAGTCTTTGCTGGGGTTCGAGACGGACTTCCGTCGGCAGTGCTATGCGACGACGATCTAGCGCTTCGGTAATTGTCGCGACGAGCTGCGAGAGCACTTTTACCCTTGCCCAGCGTTTGTCATCTCCCTCTACTAAAATCCAAGGATCCGCGCCAGTACTGGTTTGAATCAGCATTTCTTCGGCGAGTTGACTATAGGTTTGATAATTTTCCGCTTGTTGCCAATCTTCTGGTCTAACGCGCCATGCATCCAGTTCATCCTTTGCGGCTTTTTTGAGACGTTTTTTTAGCTCATCTTCGGATAAATGAATCCAAAATTTGGCGATCGCCATGCCATCCTCAACGAGATGCCGCTCAAAACCATTAATTTCCCGCACAACAGTAGGCACATCACTGGGTTCAAGACGCTCAAATAATCTATCCTCAAGGAGATGGGTATACCAACTGTGATAGAAAAAGGCCACACGCCCCCGCGCTGGTAGCTTATGCCAAAATCGCCAAAGAAAAGGATAGCGTTTTTCTCGTTCCGACGGCTCAAAAATTGGTAAGACAGAGAACCCACGGGGATCCATATGGCGCGTCATTTTTTTGACCAAAGCCCCTTTCCCTGCCGCTGCCCACCCTTCAAGGACTACTGCAACGGGAAGTTTATGTTGCCAGCAAGCATTTTGTAGCGATCGCAGCTGACCCATCAACTCGTTCATTTGGGTTTTATAGTCTTGTTTAGAGAGAGTCAACTCTAAATCTAATATTTCAAGCACAGTGCACGACAGCA contains the following coding sequences:
- a CDS encoding type II toxin-antitoxin system HicA family toxin, with amino-acid sequence MNKKQQRILDAIQLTPPPANLKWDDIESLFKALGATVSQGNGSRVRVLLNGVKATFHKPHPNNEVGRGCVRGIRTFLENANVI
- a CDS encoding NAD(P)H-dependent glycerol-3-phosphate dehydrogenase, which encodes MNLVSTDSQKTMAMLGAGAWGSALATLAAVNHHELRIWSRRGELSLAEAIADADIVLFAISMKGVRNVAAQVKEMGISDKTILVTATKGLDPKTTLTPSRILQETFPNNPVVVLSGPNLSKEIEAGLPAATVAASHNLEAAETIQAVFSSDCFRVYTNNDPLGTELGGTLKNVMAIAVGVCAGLKLGTNAQSALITRALPEIMRIGTHFGAQPETFLGLAGLGDMLATCTSPLSRNYRVGAGLAAGKNLEQILAELGSTAEGVNTTKVLVNLANREGIPIPISRQVYRLLKGKISPLEAVSNLMDRELKPESCDILDESVG
- the folK gene encoding 2-amino-4-hydroxy-6-hydroxymethyldihydropteridine diphosphokinase; the protein is MKRPGNSSKPPVNVAIALGSNLGDSLQTLEAAITEIEQTPEITLIAKSAWYRTKPIGPPQPDYINGCITCETELEPEALLAKLHQIEYQFGRERKEHWGARTLDLDLILYGDRRINTPTLTVPHARMQERAFVLVPLAEIAADWVDPRNNLTVKELGDRLPQSDLKDIKPLKI
- the pap gene encoding polyphosphate:AMP phosphotransferase codes for the protein MLEILDLELTLSKQDYKTQMNELMGQLRSLQNACWQHKLPVAVVLEGWAAAGKGALVKKMTRHMDPRGFSVLPIFEPSEREKRYPFLWRFWHKLPARGRVAFFYHSWYTHLLEDRLFERLEPSDVPTVVREINGFERHLVEDGMAIAKFWIHLSEDELKKRLKKAAKDELDAWRVRPEDWQQAENYQTYSQLAEEMLIQTSTGADPWILVEGDDKRWARVKVLSQLVATITEALDRRRIALPTEVRLEPQQRLLATEPDFLAKVDLSLKLEPDEYKERLRAAQLKLRQLQQQIYRQQLPVLLMFEGWDAAGKGGAIKRLTEVLDPRSYKVDAFAAPTAEENQYHYLWRFSRRLPGKGTIGIFDRSWYGRVLVERVENLATEREWRRAYREINEFEAQLIHADYVIVKFWLHVDQQEQLARFEQRKNDPYKKYKLTEEDWRNREKWGLYDVAINQAIARTSTPAAPWTVVPANDKLYARVFVIETVIEAVQYKLAQLKKQAKQKKKRLKS